In Akkermansia muciniphila, one DNA window encodes the following:
- the ilvB gene encoding biosynthetic-type acetolactate synthase large subunit — protein MSTNDKTSSAPTKTRMTGAEVLVECLVREGVDVVFAYPGGASMPIHQALSHQPKIRTILPRHEQGGAFGAEGYGRVTGKVGVCISTSGPGATNMITSIADAYLDSTPLVAITAQVMRSLIGRGAFQETDVFGMTSPIVKHSYLVTEPEELPRIIKEAFYIASTGRPGPVLIDMPKDVQEAVFTPDFDMEMDIPGYNPVLPVPAEKLEELIPLIENAQRPVIYAGGGIISAEASGDLLEFAERSQIPVATTLMGIGAMPETHPLSLRWLGMHGAVFANNAVNEADLVIALGARFDDRVTGAVNMFCPGSTIVHIDIDASEINKNKKVAYPIRANVKDALQVLNSALAAKGWERRSSGFTRTPEWFGVIDGWKKQYPFSYEDRKGYIAPQAVIEELYRQTADKDPIICTGVGQHQMFAAQFFKFDKPRRLATSGGLGTMGYGLPASMGACLAYPDRLVVNIDGDGSMLMNIQELATIHVERLPVKCIILNNQHLGMVVQWEDLKYDSNRAQTFLADPHDNYDPTHKTEDVIYPNYPLICAGFGVKCERVLRIEELPAAIARMIESPEAYVLDVMVPHDVHVLPMILGGMSYKDVILERIAGDGSAKKASELGKEIPTAL, from the coding sequence ATGAGCACAAACGACAAAACATCATCCGCCCCGACGAAAACCCGCATGACAGGAGCTGAAGTGCTCGTGGAATGCCTCGTGCGTGAAGGTGTAGACGTCGTCTTTGCCTATCCTGGCGGCGCCAGCATGCCGATTCATCAGGCCCTGAGCCATCAGCCCAAGATACGGACCATCCTGCCCCGTCATGAACAGGGCGGGGCATTCGGCGCGGAAGGTTACGGACGCGTTACGGGCAAGGTGGGCGTTTGTATTTCCACCTCCGGCCCTGGCGCCACCAATATGATTACCTCCATTGCGGACGCTTATCTGGATTCCACGCCTCTGGTGGCGATTACGGCGCAGGTCATGCGCTCCCTGATTGGGCGCGGCGCCTTTCAGGAAACAGACGTATTCGGCATGACCTCCCCTATCGTGAAGCACAGCTATTTGGTGACGGAACCGGAAGAATTGCCCCGCATCATCAAGGAAGCTTTTTACATTGCCTCTACGGGCCGTCCGGGCCCTGTGCTGATTGATATGCCCAAGGACGTGCAGGAGGCTGTGTTTACGCCGGACTTCGACATGGAGATGGATATTCCCGGCTACAATCCCGTGTTGCCCGTTCCTGCGGAAAAGCTGGAAGAACTTATCCCGTTGATTGAAAACGCCCAGCGGCCTGTTATTTATGCCGGCGGCGGCATTATTTCTGCGGAAGCCTCCGGAGACCTTCTGGAATTTGCGGAACGTTCCCAGATTCCTGTGGCGACTACCCTGATGGGCATTGGCGCCATGCCGGAAACCCACCCTCTTTCCCTGCGCTGGCTGGGCATGCACGGAGCCGTGTTTGCGAATAACGCCGTAAATGAAGCGGATCTGGTCATTGCCCTGGGCGCCCGGTTTGACGACCGCGTGACGGGCGCCGTCAATATGTTCTGCCCGGGTTCCACGATCGTTCACATTGACATTGACGCCAGCGAGATCAATAAAAACAAGAAAGTGGCGTATCCCATCCGCGCGAACGTGAAGGATGCCCTCCAGGTGCTCAACTCCGCTCTGGCCGCAAAAGGCTGGGAACGCAGATCCTCCGGCTTCACCCGCACGCCGGAATGGTTCGGCGTGATTGACGGCTGGAAAAAACAGTACCCCTTCTCCTATGAAGACCGCAAGGGGTATATCGCCCCGCAGGCCGTCATTGAAGAGCTCTACCGCCAGACGGCGGACAAGGACCCCATCATCTGCACGGGGGTGGGCCAGCATCAGATGTTTGCCGCCCAATTCTTCAAGTTTGACAAGCCCCGCCGTCTGGCTACTTCCGGCGGTTTGGGAACCATGGGCTATGGGCTTCCGGCCTCCATGGGGGCGTGCCTGGCTTATCCGGACAGACTGGTGGTGAATATCGACGGGGACGGTTCCATGCTCATGAATATTCAGGAGCTGGCCACCATTCATGTGGAGCGTCTGCCCGTCAAATGCATTATCCTGAACAACCAGCACCTGGGCATGGTGGTTCAGTGGGAAGATTTGAAATATGATTCCAACCGGGCACAGACCTTCCTGGCGGACCCGCACGACAATTATGACCCTACCCATAAAACGGAAGACGTCATCTACCCGAACTATCCGCTTATTTGCGCCGGATTCGGCGTCAAGTGCGAGCGTGTGCTTCGCATAGAGGAGCTTCCTGCGGCTATCGCCCGGATGATTGAATCCCCTGAGGCCTATGTCCTGGACGTCATGGTTCCCCATGATGTGCATGTGCTGCCGATGATTCTGGGGGGCATGAGCTACAAGGATGTGATTCTGGAACGTATTGCCGGGGATGGTTCCGCCAAAAAGGCGTCTGAACTGGGCAAGGAAATTCCGACCGCCTTGTAA
- the leuS gene encoding leucine--tRNA ligase, whose product MSERKKPYPFDVFEPKWQQIWDERKTFKVNNPGEEGFDASKPKYYVLDMFPYPSGAGLHVGHPEGYTATDIIARFKRMNGFNVLHPMGWDSFGLPAEQYAIKTGQHPSVTTFRNIDNFRRQLKMLGFSYDWDREIATTDHKYVRWTQWIFLRLYNSYYNKELKKARPVSELEEQGLSREEIDQRRLAYVAEAAVNWSPDLGTVLANEEVEEWKSKGHRVERRPLRQWMLRITDYAERLIDELEPLDWPESIKLLQRNWIGKSEGAEVDFTLDGETITVYTTRPDTLFGATYMVLSPEHPLVDAVTTPEQKNAVEQYRAQCASKSDLERTDLSKEKTGVFTGAYAVNPVNGKKIPVWIADYVLMGYGTGAIMAVPAHDERDFAFAQVFGLPVLQVVQPPSEDMDWRGFCGYEGSSVNSDFLTGLPTPEAKEKMILWLEENGKGRRKVNYKLRDWLFSRQRYWGEPFPIVWENGRHHALPESELPVLQPDLDDFAPTGDPRGPLVKAEEWIAYTPTAHRETNTMPQWAGSCWYYLRYLDPANTERFVSREAEQYWMGSAGTPGGVDLYVGGTEHAVLHLLYARFWHKVLFDLGYLSTNEPFQKLVNQGLILGEDGQKMSKSRGNVVNPDDIVREYGADSLRLYEMFMGPLKDVKPWATKGVEGISRFLARVWRVAFRENQEGEWEINSKLAENAAEAEVLAVRKELHKTIKKVTEDINAMSFNTAIAKMMECTNAMTSADVVDVQDYDAFLTLLNPFAPHLTEEIHSRLQTAFPALAQTQLCQKNWPEWEEALLEENTVPMVIQVNGKLRDKLEVPKDISREELEKLALASAKVNIFLDGVTVRKVIVVPGRLVNIVAN is encoded by the coding sequence ATGTCCGAGCGTAAGAAACCATATCCCTTTGACGTTTTTGAACCTAAATGGCAACAGATCTGGGACGAAAGGAAAACCTTTAAAGTAAACAACCCGGGGGAAGAGGGCTTTGATGCGTCCAAACCCAAATACTACGTGCTGGACATGTTCCCCTACCCCAGCGGAGCGGGGCTGCATGTGGGCCATCCGGAAGGATACACCGCCACGGACATTATAGCGCGTTTCAAACGCATGAACGGCTTTAACGTGCTCCATCCCATGGGGTGGGACTCCTTCGGCCTTCCGGCGGAGCAATACGCCATTAAAACCGGGCAGCACCCCTCCGTCACTACCTTCCGGAATATAGACAACTTCCGCCGCCAGCTCAAAATGCTGGGGTTCTCTTACGACTGGGACCGGGAAATAGCAACAACGGACCATAAATACGTCCGGTGGACCCAGTGGATATTCCTCCGCCTTTACAACTCCTACTACAACAAGGAACTGAAAAAGGCGCGCCCCGTTTCCGAGCTGGAGGAACAGGGATTAAGCCGGGAGGAAATCGACCAGCGCCGGCTGGCTTACGTGGCGGAAGCGGCCGTCAACTGGTCTCCGGACCTGGGAACCGTCCTTGCCAATGAGGAAGTGGAGGAATGGAAATCCAAGGGGCACCGCGTGGAACGCCGTCCCCTGCGCCAGTGGATGCTGCGCATCACGGACTATGCGGAACGCCTTATTGACGAGCTGGAGCCCCTGGACTGGCCGGAATCCATCAAACTGCTTCAGCGCAACTGGATAGGCAAATCGGAAGGGGCGGAAGTGGACTTTACCCTGGACGGAGAAACGATCACTGTCTACACCACCAGGCCGGACACCCTCTTTGGGGCCACCTACATGGTTCTTTCCCCGGAACACCCGCTGGTGGATGCCGTCACCACGCCGGAACAGAAAAATGCCGTGGAACAATACCGCGCCCAATGCGCCTCCAAAAGCGACCTGGAACGCACAGACCTCTCCAAGGAAAAAACAGGGGTCTTCACCGGAGCCTATGCCGTCAATCCGGTCAATGGAAAGAAAATCCCCGTCTGGATTGCGGACTATGTGCTGATGGGCTACGGAACCGGAGCCATCATGGCCGTCCCCGCCCATGATGAACGCGACTTCGCCTTTGCCCAAGTCTTCGGCCTGCCTGTTCTCCAGGTAGTTCAGCCGCCCAGTGAAGACATGGACTGGCGCGGCTTCTGCGGTTATGAAGGTTCCAGCGTGAACTCCGACTTCCTGACCGGACTGCCTACTCCGGAAGCCAAGGAAAAAATGATCCTCTGGCTGGAAGAAAACGGCAAGGGACGCCGCAAAGTAAACTACAAGCTGCGCGACTGGCTCTTCTCCCGCCAGCGTTACTGGGGGGAACCGTTCCCCATCGTATGGGAAAACGGCCGCCACCATGCCCTGCCGGAAAGCGAACTCCCCGTACTCCAGCCGGATCTGGACGACTTCGCCCCCACGGGAGACCCCCGCGGCCCTCTGGTCAAGGCTGAGGAATGGATAGCCTACACGCCCACGGCCCACCGGGAAACGAATACCATGCCCCAATGGGCCGGCTCCTGCTGGTACTACCTGCGCTACCTGGATCCGGCCAACACGGAACGCTTCGTCAGCCGGGAAGCGGAACAATACTGGATGGGATCCGCCGGAACCCCCGGAGGCGTGGACCTGTACGTAGGCGGCACGGAACACGCCGTTCTCCACCTTCTCTATGCCCGCTTCTGGCACAAGGTCCTCTTTGACCTCGGCTATCTCAGCACCAACGAGCCCTTCCAGAAACTCGTCAACCAGGGGCTCATCCTGGGGGAAGACGGCCAGAAAATGTCCAAATCCCGCGGCAACGTCGTCAATCCGGACGACATCGTCCGCGAATATGGAGCGGACTCCCTGCGGTTATATGAAATGTTCATGGGCCCTCTCAAGGACGTGAAACCCTGGGCGACCAAAGGCGTGGAAGGCATTTCCCGCTTTCTGGCCCGCGTCTGGCGCGTGGCCTTCCGGGAAAATCAGGAAGGAGAATGGGAAATCAACTCCAAACTGGCGGAGAACGCTGCGGAAGCCGAGGTGCTTGCCGTACGCAAGGAACTGCACAAAACCATTAAAAAAGTGACGGAGGACATCAATGCCATGTCCTTCAACACCGCCATTGCGAAAATGATGGAATGCACCAATGCCATGACCTCCGCGGACGTGGTGGACGTTCAGGACTATGATGCCTTCCTGACCCTGTTAAATCCCTTTGCCCCCCACCTTACGGAAGAAATCCACAGCCGCCTGCAAACAGCCTTCCCGGCTCTGGCCCAAACGCAGCTTTGCCAGAAAAACTGGCCTGAATGGGAGGAAGCCCTTCTGGAGGAAAATACCGTTCCCATGGTCATCCAGGTGAACGGCAAACTGAGGGACAAGCTGGAAGTGCCCAAGGACATCTCCCGGGAAGAACTGGAAAAGCTGGCCCTGGCCTCCGCTAAGGTGAACATTTTCCTGGACGGCGTCACCGTGCGCAAGGTAATTGTCGTGCCCGGCCGCCTGGTCAACATCGTAGCCAACTGA
- the rpe gene encoding ribulose-phosphate 3-epimerase, with protein sequence MISPSLLAADFSRIGEEARRAFDSGADWLHLDIMDGHFVDNISFGPEICAAVRKAVGPDRFLDAHLMIERPDHYFDRFVKAGVNLICFHVELGDPYYIRNTLGRIRKAGVKNGLALNPATPFETVEPYLAEIDLLLVMSVVPGFGGQSFMPSVLDKVEKAVEWRTENRASFLIQMDGGIGKNNAAQCALAGADVLVAGSSTFKAPNMAQAIAEMK encoded by the coding sequence ATGATCTCCCCGTCCCTGCTGGCCGCCGACTTCTCCCGCATCGGGGAGGAAGCGCGCCGCGCCTTTGACTCCGGAGCCGACTGGCTGCATCTGGACATCATGGACGGCCACTTTGTGGACAACATCTCCTTTGGCCCGGAAATCTGCGCCGCCGTCAGAAAAGCGGTGGGGCCGGACCGCTTTCTGGATGCTCACCTGATGATAGAACGGCCGGACCACTACTTTGACCGCTTCGTCAAGGCAGGCGTGAACCTCATCTGCTTTCACGTGGAACTGGGCGACCCTTACTACATTCGCAACACCCTCGGACGAATCCGGAAAGCCGGAGTAAAAAACGGCCTGGCTCTCAACCCGGCCACTCCCTTTGAAACCGTAGAACCCTACCTGGCGGAAATAGACCTGTTGCTGGTCATGTCCGTAGTGCCGGGCTTCGGCGGCCAATCCTTCATGCCCTCCGTATTGGACAAGGTGGAAAAAGCCGTCGAATGGCGTACGGAAAACCGCGCTTCCTTCCTTATTCAAATGGACGGAGGAATTGGCAAAAACAACGCAGCCCAGTGCGCTCTGGCCGGGGCGGACGTGCTGGTGGCAGGTTCCTCTACCTTCAAGGCTCCGAATATGGCCCAAGCCATTGCGGAAATGAAATAA
- a CDS encoding sulfatase, which produces MKFTSCIISAVCGASFLFAGASAQGNGFGPASGKKPNIIVFLVDDMGWQDTSLPFWSDSQGNPKKTFLNRRYRTPNMEKLASQGMTFTDAYAHPLCTPSRVSLMSGMNPARHRVTCWVREQNGTTDANSRSLQPPDWALNGLQPVGTSARGTTKRPISGEDMRYHMTRPFVTAATLPEMLKKCGYVTVHCGKAHFGTQGTPGSNPLNMGFDYNIAGTEIGHPADYRGSRHYGKGFNHVRGLDENNYYQDDVFLTEALTQEAIKRLEAIRTNPEEAGKPFYLYMAHYALHSPLDERAYDKRFADAYKNPEDGHTWSRTEKHYSGLIEGMDKSLGDIMTYLREHHLDKNTVLVFMSDNGGLSISGRLGNEEANYPLSFGKGSCMEGGIREPMIVFWPGVTKGGSRCAVPVVIDDFFPTLLDIAGCRNAKVPQKLDGLSLVPLLKGGRFPEDRPLLFHQPNNWGEGSRLAPQYTSSTALRQGDWKLIYRHLNQRFELYHLRKDIGEKENLASREPRKTREMAAVMGRLLRERKAQMPTYKKDNELGVPAGSSVPWPDQVKGHGF; this is translated from the coding sequence ATGAAGTTTACTTCCTGTATTATATCTGCCGTCTGCGGCGCAAGTTTCCTGTTTGCCGGGGCATCCGCTCAGGGCAACGGTTTCGGCCCTGCTTCCGGAAAGAAGCCCAACATCATCGTTTTCCTGGTAGATGACATGGGCTGGCAGGATACGTCCCTCCCTTTCTGGTCTGACAGCCAGGGCAATCCGAAGAAAACGTTTTTGAACAGGCGCTACCGGACGCCGAATATGGAGAAGCTGGCTTCCCAGGGCATGACGTTTACGGATGCGTATGCCCATCCCCTTTGCACGCCTTCCCGGGTGAGCCTGATGTCCGGCATGAATCCGGCGCGGCACCGCGTGACCTGCTGGGTACGGGAGCAGAACGGGACGACGGACGCCAACAGCAGGAGCCTCCAGCCTCCGGACTGGGCGCTGAACGGTCTTCAGCCGGTTGGCACTTCCGCCAGGGGAACGACGAAACGCCCCATTTCCGGGGAGGATATGCGCTATCATATGACGCGCCCTTTTGTCACAGCGGCCACGCTGCCGGAGATGCTGAAGAAGTGCGGATATGTTACCGTCCATTGCGGGAAAGCCCATTTCGGCACGCAGGGGACTCCGGGCTCCAATCCGTTGAATATGGGATTTGATTATAATATCGCGGGTACGGAGATCGGCCATCCGGCGGATTACCGCGGTTCCAGGCATTACGGAAAGGGGTTCAACCATGTGCGCGGGTTGGATGAGAATAATTATTACCAGGACGATGTATTTTTGACGGAGGCCCTGACGCAGGAGGCCATTAAACGCCTGGAAGCCATCAGGACCAATCCGGAGGAGGCAGGCAAGCCCTTTTATCTGTACATGGCCCATTACGCTTTGCATTCTCCGCTGGATGAGCGCGCTTACGACAAGAGGTTTGCGGATGCCTACAAAAATCCGGAGGACGGCCACACGTGGTCCCGGACGGAGAAGCATTATTCCGGGCTGATCGAGGGGATGGACAAGAGCCTGGGTGATATCATGACGTACCTCCGGGAGCATCACCTGGATAAAAATACCGTACTGGTGTTTATGTCGGATAACGGGGGCTTGTCCATCTCCGGCAGACTGGGCAATGAAGAGGCCAATTATCCTCTTTCCTTCGGCAAGGGGTCGTGCATGGAAGGCGGTATCCGGGAGCCTATGATTGTTTTCTGGCCAGGCGTGACGAAGGGCGGTTCAAGGTGTGCCGTTCCGGTGGTTATTGACGATTTTTTTCCGACTCTTCTGGATATCGCCGGATGCCGGAACGCAAAGGTTCCGCAGAAGCTTGACGGCTTGAGCCTGGTTCCTTTGCTCAAAGGCGGCCGGTTTCCTGAAGACCGCCCCCTTTTGTTCCACCAGCCGAATAATTGGGGGGAGGGCAGCCGGCTGGCGCCGCAGTACACTTCTTCCACCGCATTGCGCCAGGGGGATTGGAAACTGATTTACCGCCACTTGAACCAACGCTTTGAGTTGTATCATTTAAGGAAAGATATCGGCGAAAAGGAAAATCTGGCTTCCAGGGAGCCGCGTAAAACCAGGGAAATGGCTGCCGTCATGGGCAGGTTGCTCCGGGAGAGGAAGGCGCAAATGCCAACCTATAAGAAGGATAACGAGCTGGGCGTTCCTGCCGGGAGTTCCGTCCCGTGGCCCGACCAGGTGAAAGGGCATGGTTTTTGA
- the nspC gene encoding carboxynorspermidine decarboxylase, protein MSAFIVSLPALERNALILRDVADDAGCRIVLALKGFSCWSCFEALSPWLDGCCASGLWEARLARRRFGKHVLTYSPGHAPEEIAELAEISSHLDFNSLTQWARFREEVMRHPRFASGELKCGLRVNPQCSTGHTPMYDPCAPGSRLGVTPDMMQGADLSGISGLHFHTLCEQGADDLAVTVDAVECHFGHLLRRPEISWLNMGGGHWITKPDYDRKQLAALIRRIRERYGVEVWLEPGEAAAIHTGVLRCRVLDLFSSEGVNHAILDVSASAHMPDTLEMPYRPDVFQIVSDASPRSEQQPAVRMEGESYALAGKAGEGAYTYRLGAPTCLAGDRIGDYSFAEPLAVGDELVFDDMAHYTMVKTTFFNGVRHPDIAIQRKDGSVETVRRFSYEDFEARLG, encoded by the coding sequence ATGTCCGCCTTTATCGTCAGCCTGCCGGCCCTGGAACGCAACGCTCTTATCCTGAGGGATGTGGCGGATGACGCGGGGTGCCGTATCGTTCTGGCGCTGAAGGGGTTTTCCTGCTGGTCCTGTTTTGAGGCCCTGTCCCCCTGGCTGGACGGCTGCTGCGCTTCCGGCCTGTGGGAAGCGCGGCTGGCCCGGCGCAGGTTCGGGAAGCATGTGCTGACGTATTCTCCCGGTCATGCGCCGGAGGAAATAGCGGAGCTGGCGGAGATTTCCAGCCATCTTGATTTTAACAGCCTGACGCAGTGGGCCCGTTTCCGGGAGGAAGTGATGCGGCATCCCCGCTTTGCTTCCGGTGAATTGAAATGCGGCCTGCGCGTCAATCCCCAATGTTCCACAGGGCATACGCCCATGTATGATCCCTGCGCTCCCGGTTCCCGCCTGGGCGTGACGCCGGACATGATGCAGGGGGCGGATCTGTCCGGCATTTCCGGTCTTCATTTCCATACTTTGTGCGAACAGGGAGCGGATGACCTGGCAGTGACGGTGGATGCGGTGGAGTGCCACTTCGGCCATCTTCTGCGCCGCCCGGAGATTTCCTGGTTGAATATGGGAGGAGGGCATTGGATTACCAAACCCGATTATGACCGGAAGCAGCTGGCGGCGCTTATCCGCCGCATCCGTGAACGCTACGGCGTGGAGGTGTGGCTGGAACCGGGAGAGGCCGCGGCCATTCATACCGGAGTGCTGCGGTGCCGGGTGCTGGATCTTTTTTCCTCGGAGGGGGTGAATCATGCCATTCTGGATGTTTCCGCATCCGCCCATATGCCTGATACGCTGGAAATGCCTTATCGGCCGGATGTGTTCCAGATTGTAAGTGACGCTTCCCCCCGTTCCGAGCAGCAGCCCGCTGTACGGATGGAAGGGGAGAGTTATGCGCTGGCGGGGAAGGCCGGGGAAGGAGCCTATACATACCGGCTGGGCGCACCCACGTGCCTGGCGGGAGACCGGATTGGGGATTATTCCTTCGCGGAGCCTCTGGCGGTGGGAGACGAACTCGTGTTTGACGATATGGCGCATTATACGATGGTGAAGACCACGTTTTTCAACGGCGTGCGCCATCCGGACATCGCCATTCAGAGAAAAGACGGTTCCGTGGAGACGGTGCGCCGTTTTTCCTATGAAGATTTTGAAGCCCGCCTGGGCTAA
- a CDS encoding phosphatidylserine decarboxylase has product MEDIRYYNRYTGRVEREQVLGEKYMQWIYGTASGKAALHVLIKRGVFSRLLGWLKNRPSSARSIPSFVKEYGINMEDSLKGMGEFRHFNDFFYRRLKPGARPLAGGEDTAVFPADARHMGWERADRIKNVFVKGQSFDLPSLLGSDTLAERYAAGAVVLSRLCPTDYHRFHFPVSGVPGPWTKLGGPLASVSPYCLRSRLAWLWTNKRNLTLIQSELWGEVAMLEVGATGVGLIEETYVPGAFSARGAEKGYFAFGGSTVMCFFEPGRVRLASDLLEKTEEGLELFARQGDMMGTAAT; this is encoded by the coding sequence ATGGAGGACATACGCTATTACAACCGTTATACGGGCAGAGTGGAACGGGAGCAGGTACTGGGGGAGAAGTATATGCAATGGATTTACGGCACTGCCTCGGGGAAAGCGGCGCTGCATGTCCTGATTAAACGAGGCGTTTTTTCCCGTCTGCTGGGGTGGTTGAAGAACCGCCCTTCCAGCGCCCGTTCCATTCCCTCTTTTGTGAAGGAGTACGGCATTAATATGGAAGATTCTCTCAAGGGGATGGGAGAGTTCAGGCATTTCAACGATTTTTTCTACCGCCGCCTGAAACCGGGCGCCCGTCCTTTGGCTGGTGGAGAGGATACGGCCGTTTTCCCTGCAGATGCCCGGCACATGGGCTGGGAACGCGCCGACCGAATTAAGAACGTTTTTGTGAAGGGGCAGAGTTTTGACCTGCCTTCCCTGCTGGGGAGCGACACCCTGGCTGAGCGGTATGCGGCAGGCGCCGTCGTCTTGTCGCGCCTGTGCCCTACGGATTACCACCGTTTTCATTTTCCCGTATCCGGGGTGCCCGGTCCGTGGACGAAGCTGGGAGGCCCGTTGGCAAGCGTGTCTCCATATTGCCTGCGCAGCCGTCTGGCATGGCTATGGACTAATAAAAGGAATTTGACCCTGATCCAGTCGGAGTTATGGGGAGAGGTCGCCATGCTGGAGGTGGGGGCTACCGGAGTTGGGCTGATTGAAGAGACGTATGTTCCGGGCGCTTTCTCCGCAAGAGGGGCGGAGAAGGGGTATTTTGCCTTTGGGGGCTCCACGGTAATGTGCTTTTTTGAACCGGGCAGAGTCAGGCTGGCTTCCGATTTGTTGGAAAAGACGGAGGAAGGTTTGGAGCTGTTTGCCCGGCAGGGCGACATGATGGGCACGGCAGCGACATAG
- the speA gene encoding biosynthetic arginine decarboxylase, with amino-acid sequence MAAAKEGIKQKVRGWSHHDSADLYGIDDWGNGYFRISKKGEVTVRLNDEDGGKKDVSLCDLLEGLKERGTTVPVLFRFRDLLRSRIAELNDSFRKAIKEAGYQGKYQGVYPIKVNQQRQVVEEIAEFGTKYDYGLEAGSKPELIAAMAHMNNPNAYLICNGYKDDEFIDLALTAQKMGLNIFIVLEMPSELDVILERARRMDIRPNLGVRVKLAAKGSGLWQESAGDKSVFGLNAAQVVDVVDKLKQVDALDCLKLLHYHQGSQIPNISVVREGLTEAVRIYVDLVKEGAPLGTLDMGGGLAVDYDGSKTNFHSSCNYSIAEFARDVVEVVGDMCSKYGVPHPTLVTESGRAVVAYYSVLVFNVLDVTSAPGEEPPPELPEDAPELLKAFADTDRTLARKNMQECYNDACYYRDQLRAQFFYGNATLRQRGLGEAYYWHILSRISRMLAEMETIPEDLRELSCSMVDFYYGNFSLFQSLPDSWAIRQLFPVMPLHRLNERPTNKAVLADITCDCDGKIDQFIDREDVATALPLHAIKPGEDDYYIGVFLVGAYQETLGDLHNLLGDTNVVGVHLEGGRPVYTHEVEGDTVSDVLSYVEYDPKELINKFRTFAEQAVAEGNISPSERRRALEVFRSGLNGYTYYEL; translated from the coding sequence ATGGCAGCAGCTAAAGAAGGCATCAAGCAGAAAGTCCGCGGATGGAGTCACCATGATTCCGCAGATTTGTACGGCATTGACGATTGGGGGAACGGTTATTTCCGCATCAGCAAAAAGGGAGAGGTTACCGTACGCCTGAATGACGAGGATGGCGGGAAGAAGGATGTCAGCCTGTGCGATTTGCTGGAGGGTCTGAAGGAGCGCGGGACTACCGTTCCCGTTCTGTTCCGGTTCCGGGATTTGCTGCGCAGCCGTATTGCGGAGCTGAACGACAGTTTCCGGAAAGCAATCAAGGAGGCGGGGTATCAGGGTAAGTACCAGGGCGTTTACCCCATTAAGGTAAACCAGCAGCGCCAGGTGGTGGAGGAGATTGCGGAGTTCGGCACCAAGTATGATTACGGTCTGGAGGCCGGTTCCAAGCCGGAGCTGATAGCCGCCATGGCCCACATGAATAATCCGAATGCCTATCTGATTTGCAACGGGTACAAGGATGACGAGTTCATTGACCTGGCGTTGACGGCCCAGAAGATGGGGCTGAATATTTTTATCGTTCTGGAAATGCCTTCCGAGCTGGACGTTATTCTGGAGCGCGCCAGGAGAATGGATATCCGCCCCAATCTGGGCGTGCGCGTCAAGCTGGCCGCCAAAGGTTCCGGCTTGTGGCAGGAATCCGCGGGGGACAAGTCCGTTTTTGGACTGAACGCGGCTCAGGTGGTGGATGTGGTGGATAAGCTGAAGCAGGTGGATGCGCTGGACTGCCTGAAGCTGCTCCATTATCATCAGGGTTCCCAGATTCCAAATATTTCCGTGGTGCGCGAGGGGCTGACGGAAGCGGTCCGCATTTACGTGGACCTGGTGAAGGAGGGGGCTCCATTGGGCACGCTGGACATGGGCGGCGGCCTGGCCGTGGATTATGACGGTTCCAAGACGAATTTCCATTCTTCCTGCAATTATTCCATTGCGGAGTTTGCCCGTGACGTGGTGGAGGTGGTGGGGGACATGTGTTCCAAGTACGGGGTTCCCCATCCCACGCTGGTGACGGAGTCCGGACGGGCCGTGGTGGCTTATTATTCCGTGCTGGTGTTCAACGTGCTGGATGTGACGAGCGCTCCCGGCGAGGAACCTCCGCCCGAACTTCCGGAAGACGCTCCGGAATTGTTGAAGGCTTTTGCGGATACGGACAGGACGCTGGCCAGGAAGAATATGCAGGAGTGTTATAATGACGCCTGTTATTACCGGGATCAGCTTCGCGCCCAGTTTTTTTACGGGAATGCCACCCTGCGGCAGCGCGGGCTGGGAGAGGCCTATTACTGGCATATCCTGAGCCGCATTTCCCGCATGCTGGCGGAAATGGAGACCATTCCGGAAGATCTCAGGGAACTTTCCTGCTCCATGGTGGACTTTTATTACGGTAATTTTTCACTGTTCCAGTCTCTTCCTGATTCCTGGGCCATACGCCAGCTTTTCCCCGTGATGCCTCTGCACCGTTTGAATGAGCGGCCCACGAATAAGGCCGTCTTGGCGGACATCACGTGCGATTGCGACGGAAAGATAGACCAGTTCATTGACCGTGAGGATGTGGCAACCGCCCTCCCTCTGCATGCCATCAAACCCGGCGAGGACGATTATTACATAGGCGTGTTCCTGGTAGGAGCCTATCAGGAGACCCTGGGGGATTTGCATAACCTGCTGGGAGACACGAATGTGGTTGGCGTGCATCTGGAAGGCGGCCGTCCCGTTTATACCCATGAAGTGGAGGGCGACACGGTGTCCGATGTTCTTTCCTACGTGGAGTATGATCCCAAGGAGTTGATCAACAAGTTCCGCACGTTTGCGGAGCAGGCCGTAGCCGAGGGGAACATATCTCCGTCCGAACGCCGGAGGGCCCTGGAAGTGTTCCGTTCCGGATTGAATGGATACACTTATTACGAGCTGTAG